Proteins encoded together in one Terriglobus sp. TAA 43 window:
- the bshC gene encoding bacillithiol biosynthesis cysteine-adding enzyme BshC — protein MSLECYPITVLPHLSRLFVDYTELRTAAPDAPVRRFYAASPFDDRWMQGRSGRLQPERNVLVDALTEQAKGFGCSDTTFENLEKLRNGARVVVTGQQVGLLGGPLLTLMKAATAIRKAQVASERGVPHVPIFWMATEDHDLDEVNQVALLARHSVETLHSTFPQHRQQPVGDLVLGPQIEAVVEKAEELLAYAPITELLRSSYTPQDTLASAFAKFIAGVFAEFGLIVIDASTRAFHQMGAPVMRAAIEDADTLQAAVVQRNHDLAAAGYGAQVLVHDDSTLLFVVGEDGNRVALKLAAGSNEWKAGSRVYTAEELLAILDTEPERISPNALLRPVFQDAILPTSAYIGGPAEIAYFAQLQPLYDAILGVPTPILPRLSGTLVTAPIRTVMDQHEVAFRDALTTADALSQRLAARAMPIEGKRKIAGAGNALDAELKEVEQWMSAMDSNLGHSASIAANKMRYQMNRLRRLAANWQLERETFLRKHAEAMTLNLHPNGHVQERLLAGVQFLALSSVDLARMLVENAEQDCPGHRVFDI, from the coding sequence ATGAGTCTTGAGTGTTACCCGATCACCGTTCTTCCGCATCTGTCGCGGCTCTTCGTGGATTACACGGAGCTGCGCACGGCTGCGCCGGATGCCCCAGTGCGCCGTTTTTATGCGGCCAGCCCGTTTGATGACCGCTGGATGCAGGGGCGGTCAGGACGTCTGCAACCGGAACGTAATGTTCTGGTGGATGCGCTGACGGAACAGGCCAAGGGGTTTGGTTGTAGTGACACTACGTTTGAAAATCTGGAAAAACTTCGTAACGGCGCAAGGGTGGTTGTCACCGGTCAGCAGGTAGGCCTGCTTGGCGGCCCGCTGCTCACGTTGATGAAGGCCGCCACGGCGATTCGCAAGGCTCAGGTGGCCAGCGAGCGCGGTGTGCCGCATGTGCCCATCTTCTGGATGGCCACCGAAGATCATGACCTGGATGAAGTGAACCAGGTTGCGCTGCTGGCAAGGCACAGTGTAGAGACATTGCATTCCACGTTCCCGCAGCATCGCCAGCAGCCAGTGGGTGACCTGGTGCTGGGGCCTCAGATTGAGGCTGTAGTGGAGAAGGCGGAAGAACTACTCGCCTATGCGCCCATCACGGAGCTTTTGCGCAGCAGCTATACGCCGCAGGACACGCTCGCTTCCGCGTTCGCCAAATTCATCGCGGGCGTTTTTGCCGAGTTTGGATTGATTGTCATTGACGCCAGTACGCGCGCGTTCCATCAGATGGGTGCGCCGGTAATGCGTGCCGCCATTGAAGATGCAGATACACTTCAGGCTGCCGTGGTGCAGCGCAATCACGATCTGGCCGCTGCGGGCTATGGCGCGCAGGTGCTGGTGCATGACGACAGCACGCTGTTATTTGTCGTTGGTGAGGATGGCAACCGCGTTGCCCTGAAGCTCGCTGCGGGAAGCAACGAGTGGAAGGCCGGATCGCGTGTTTATACCGCGGAAGAACTGCTGGCAATCCTCGATACCGAGCCGGAACGCATCAGCCCGAATGCTCTGCTGCGGCCAGTGTTTCAGGATGCAATTCTGCCCACATCGGCCTACATCGGTGGCCCCGCGGAGATTGCATATTTTGCACAGCTGCAGCCGCTGTATGACGCGATTCTGGGAGTGCCAACGCCGATCCTGCCGCGTCTTTCCGGAACACTCGTCACCGCGCCGATTCGAACAGTGATGGATCAGCATGAGGTTGCATTCCGGGATGCGTTGACGACGGCCGATGCGCTTTCGCAGCGGCTGGCGGCACGGGCCATGCCCATTGAAGGCAAGCGCAAGATCGCTGGCGCAGGCAATGCTCTGGACGCCGAGTTGAAGGAAGTGGAGCAGTGGATGAGCGCGATGGACAGCAACCTGGGCCACAGCGCTTCCATTGCGGCGAACAAGATGCGTTACCAGATGAACCGTTTGCGGCGATTGGCTGCGAACTGGCAACTGGAGCGCGAAACCTTCCTGCGCAAACATGCTGAGGCGATGACGCTGAATCTGCATCCGAACGGGCATGTGCAGGAACGTCTGCTGGCGGGCGTGCAGTTCCTTGCTTTGAGTTCGGTGGATCTAGCTCGGATGCTCGTGGAGAACGCCGAGCAGGATTGTCCGGGCCACCGCGTCTTCGACATCTAA
- a CDS encoding glycoside hydrolase family 28 protein, with translation MVRKVNFLLRGLLPLALLVPASLHAATLRVNDFGAKGDGTADDTKAIQSALDKAAGHNDTVTFAPGTYRMGSIFVKNNTHLEIPKGVTLIGIQSLSAYPQMPTRVAGIEMTWPAALVNVYKQQHVQISGEGTIDGDGSYWWKSYWDLRATYEPKGLRWASDYDAKRPRLIQVFDSSDVKLGGGLQLHRSGFWTVHICYSHDVTVDGVTIRNNIGDKGPSTDGIDIDSSHDILVQHADIDVNDDALCLKAGRDSDGLRVNRPTYNVVIRDSVIRSGAAAVTFGSETSGGFRNVEAYNLTAEKNVSNGVLIKSARVRGGFGENLRVHDLHLDGVKTPIKVTLNWNPAYSYATLPKDADPKTVPPYWIPLTTLVPPEKGLPHFHDVHIWNIDAKNAITAIDMSAYPNATLDNFVIDHVTIAAKSAGSIANTRNLKLNDIQLKIEDGSVLKFADNAELQGQDKVQYGVAPKH, from the coding sequence ATGGTTAGGAAAGTAAACTTCTTGCTTCGCGGTCTGTTGCCGCTGGCGCTTCTTGTACCCGCTTCACTGCATGCGGCCACGCTTCGCGTGAACGATTTCGGTGCAAAGGGCGACGGCACTGCGGATGATACGAAGGCCATTCAAAGCGCGCTGGATAAGGCTGCGGGACATAACGATACGGTGACGTTTGCGCCGGGCACGTATCGCATGGGCTCCATCTTTGTGAAGAACAACACGCACCTTGAGATTCCGAAGGGCGTTACGCTGATCGGCATTCAATCACTGAGTGCGTATCCGCAGATGCCGACGCGCGTTGCGGGCATTGAGATGACATGGCCTGCTGCGCTGGTGAATGTCTACAAGCAACAACATGTACAGATCAGCGGCGAAGGCACGATTGACGGCGACGGAAGCTATTGGTGGAAGAGCTACTGGGACCTGCGCGCCACGTATGAGCCGAAGGGCCTGCGCTGGGCCAGCGATTACGATGCGAAACGGCCTCGCCTGATCCAGGTGTTTGATTCGTCAGACGTGAAACTGGGCGGCGGCTTGCAACTGCATCGCTCCGGCTTCTGGACAGTCCACATCTGTTACTCACACGATGTCACGGTGGACGGTGTGACAATCCGCAACAACATCGGTGACAAGGGGCCTTCTACCGACGGCATCGATATCGACAGCTCGCACGACATTCTGGTGCAGCACGCAGACATTGATGTGAATGACGATGCGCTGTGCCTAAAAGCGGGGCGCGACAGCGATGGTCTGCGTGTGAATCGACCCACATATAACGTGGTGATTCGCGATTCAGTGATTCGTTCTGGTGCTGCTGCGGTGACATTTGGTAGTGAGACGTCTGGTGGCTTTCGCAACGTGGAAGCCTACAACCTGACCGCAGAGAAGAATGTAAGCAACGGCGTGCTGATTAAGAGCGCACGCGTGCGCGGTGGCTTCGGCGAAAACCTGCGTGTGCATGATCTGCATCTGGACGGTGTGAAGACGCCAATCAAGGTAACGCTGAACTGGAACCCCGCATACAGCTACGCCACGTTGCCGAAGGACGCCGACCCAAAGACCGTGCCGCCGTACTGGATTCCGTTAACAACGCTCGTGCCACCAGAGAAAGGCTTACCGCACTTCCACGATGTCCACATCTGGAACATCGACGCGAAGAATGCCATCACAGCAATCGATATGTCCGCATATCCCAATGCGACACTGGATAACTTTGTGATCGATCATGTGACGATTGCCGCGAAATCAGCGGGGAGTATTGCGAACACACGCAATCTAAAACTGAACGATATCCAATTGAAGATTGAGGACGGCAGTGTGTTGAAGTTCGCGGATAACGCAGAGCTTCAAGGGCAGGACAAGGTGCAATACGGCGTCGCGCCGAAGCACTAG
- a CDS encoding metal-sulfur cluster assembly factor — translation MLTEDDVREALRVCFDTELQVNIVDLGLVYSIQITRDEDAPGYEPRYLVHIDLTMRAPNDEREALMLGQIHNRLAGMREVSRSTVEVVWEPAWSAERMTTAARQQLGLDRPAKQGLVRITL, via the coding sequence ATGCTTACCGAAGACGATGTCCGCGAGGCGCTCCGTGTATGTTTTGACACCGAGTTGCAGGTGAACATCGTCGATCTCGGGCTCGTCTACAGCATCCAGATCACGCGCGATGAAGATGCACCGGGCTATGAGCCGCGCTACCTTGTGCACATCGACTTAACGATGCGTGCTCCGAATGATGAACGTGAAGCCTTGATGCTGGGTCAGATCCACAACCGCCTTGCCGGTATGCGCGAAGTCAGTCGCTCAACGGTTGAAGTTGTTTGGGAACCTGCATGGTCTGCTGAGCGCATGACGACTGCGGCACGCCAGCAGCTTGGTCTTGATCGTCCTGCAAAACAAGGTCTCGTTCGCATCACGCTGTAG
- a CDS encoding polyprenyl synthetase family protein has product MSVDFSQLVQEGLAQTDAALERLLPGPDVQPHNIHRAMRHSVFAGGKRLRPLLALESARMIKGTLPDGAADVGAAVEMLHTYSLIHDDLPALDNDDLRRGKPTCHVVYGEAMAILAGDALQTLAYETLAKLPGDALAKIEIVKEIAIATGTGVGYDGLAPGMIGGQVWDIEGEGTKPTAERVEAIHRSKTGALITVSIVAGGLIGGASADEVASLRRFGQKAGLAFQIVDDVLDMTQSSEELGKTAGKDTATDKATWPAVFGIESSRATAAELLRDALAELDRFGAHAERLKAVARALVERTH; this is encoded by the coding sequence ATGTCTGTAGATTTTTCGCAACTCGTTCAGGAAGGCCTGGCCCAGACCGACGCAGCGTTGGAACGCCTGCTGCCCGGCCCGGATGTGCAGCCGCACAACATCCATCGCGCCATGCGCCACAGCGTTTTTGCGGGTGGCAAGCGCCTGCGCCCGTTGCTGGCGCTGGAATCCGCACGCATGATTAAAGGCACGCTGCCGGACGGCGCGGCCGACGTAGGTGCAGCCGTTGAAATGCTGCATACGTACTCGCTGATCCACGATGATCTGCCCGCGCTGGACAACGATGACCTGCGCCGCGGCAAGCCCACGTGCCACGTGGTCTATGGCGAAGCGATGGCCATCCTTGCAGGCGATGCGCTGCAGACGCTGGCGTACGAGACACTTGCCAAGCTGCCCGGAGACGCGCTCGCAAAGATTGAGATCGTGAAGGAAATCGCCATCGCCACTGGTACCGGCGTTGGCTACGACGGGTTGGCTCCCGGCATGATCGGCGGCCAGGTGTGGGACATTGAAGGCGAAGGCACCAAGCCCACTGCCGAGCGAGTGGAAGCGATTCATCGCTCCAAAACCGGCGCGCTGATCACCGTCTCCATCGTTGCCGGTGGACTGATCGGCGGAGCTTCTGCGGATGAAGTCGCCAGCCTCCGTCGCTTTGGGCAGAAGGCGGGACTCGCATTTCAGATCGTCGATGACGTACTCGACATGACGCAGAGTAGCGAAGAGCTGGGCAAGACCGCAGGCAAGGACACGGCGACCGACAAGGCCACGTGGCCCGCTGTGTTCGGCATTGAGAGCAGCCGCGCCACCGCTGCAGAACTGCTGCGCGATGCGCTCGCGGAACTCGATCGCTTTGGTGCCCATGCAGAACGCTTGAAGGCCGTGGCCCGCGCTCTGGTTGAGCGCACACACTAA
- a CDS encoding Na+/H+ antiporter — MNLHVLQSLLLGLLIAIALIAGVARRLSVSYPIVLVMAGLLASFLPVVPDIPLSPSLVFLVFLPPLLFAAAWQTSWTEFKYNIISISSLAVGLVFFTATGVAIAAHYFLPEFDWRIGFLLGAVVSPTDAVAATSIARKIGMPKRIVDILEGESLLNDATGLLALEFGVDMLLRGTAPTLSEGLLRLLWLFAGGVGAGLLCGKVVVWFESYIDDGPVEIAVSFIVAYGSYLTGEAVHASGVIAVVVCGLFMSRKSATFFSPGVRLQITAVWDAAEFLLNGMVFLLLGMQIQPVLNGIRGLTRTQAVLYGLSFAAVLIALRLLWCFPMAHLTYRLRHRFQHQPDPKPSARSIFVIGWTGMRGVVALAAANSLPYQLADGRPFHQRNMIIFLTFCVILVTLVLQGLSLPALLRVLRLKNLPTSECDEGEARRILIRSAVSYLTSAREGDDASLHHAYDDLLHQYEHRLESIQDCGPGVPAQDLHARSMQTILAETYRTERQELIALRDQGRVDESVYRTLERELDLDESRLQSST, encoded by the coding sequence GTGAATCTTCATGTCCTGCAATCGCTCCTGTTGGGGCTGCTGATTGCGATTGCACTGATCGCAGGAGTGGCACGGCGGCTTTCTGTCTCTTATCCCATCGTGCTGGTGATGGCGGGGCTGCTTGCGTCGTTCCTGCCGGTGGTGCCGGACATCCCACTATCGCCGAGCCTGGTGTTTCTGGTGTTCCTGCCGCCGTTGCTGTTTGCGGCCGCGTGGCAGACGTCGTGGACCGAGTTCAAATACAACATCATCTCCATCAGTTCGCTGGCTGTGGGGCTGGTCTTCTTCACGGCTACCGGCGTAGCGATAGCGGCCCATTATTTTCTGCCGGAGTTCGACTGGCGGATCGGGTTCCTGCTGGGCGCAGTGGTATCGCCAACAGACGCGGTGGCGGCAACATCGATTGCACGCAAGATCGGCATGCCCAAGCGCATTGTGGACATTCTGGAGGGCGAGAGCCTGCTGAACGACGCCACGGGCCTGTTGGCGTTGGAGTTCGGCGTGGACATGCTCCTGCGCGGCACCGCGCCCACGCTTTCAGAAGGGCTGCTTCGTCTGCTGTGGTTGTTTGCGGGCGGTGTAGGCGCGGGCCTGCTGTGCGGCAAAGTGGTGGTGTGGTTTGAGAGTTACATCGATGACGGCCCGGTAGAGATTGCCGTGTCATTTATCGTGGCCTATGGCTCGTATCTGACGGGTGAGGCCGTGCACGCATCCGGTGTGATTGCCGTGGTCGTATGCGGCCTTTTCATGAGCCGCAAAAGCGCGACATTTTTTTCACCCGGTGTACGGCTGCAGATCACAGCAGTTTGGGACGCTGCTGAGTTCCTGCTGAATGGCATGGTCTTCCTGCTGCTCGGCATGCAGATACAGCCAGTGCTGAATGGCATCCGCGGTCTCACCCGCACACAGGCTGTTCTCTACGGATTGAGCTTTGCAGCGGTACTGATCGCATTGCGATTGCTGTGGTGCTTCCCCATGGCGCACCTGACATATAGGCTCCGTCACCGTTTCCAACATCAGCCTGATCCCAAGCCCTCGGCACGAAGCATCTTTGTGATTGGTTGGACCGGTATGCGCGGCGTAGTGGCTTTGGCCGCTGCAAACTCGCTGCCCTATCAACTGGCAGATGGGCGTCCCTTTCACCAGCGCAACATGATCATCTTTCTCACGTTCTGCGTGATCCTGGTGACGCTGGTTCTGCAAGGGCTTTCGTTGCCGGCGCTCTTGCGTGTCTTACGACTGAAGAATCTCCCCACCAGCGAATGCGATGAGGGAGAGGCACGGCGCATCCTGATCCGCAGCGCGGTAAGCTACCTGACTTCAGCACGCGAGGGTGATGATGCTTCGCTGCACCATGCCTACGATGACCTGTTGCATCAGTATGAACATCGGCTGGAATCCATTCAGGACTGCGGGCCCGGTGTGCCAGCGCAGGATCTCCATGCACGTTCCATGCAGACAATTCTTGCCGAGACGTATCGCACAGAGCGGCAGGAGCTGATCGCCCTCCGCGATCAGGGCCGTGTGGATGAGAGTGTCTATCGCACCCTGGAACGTGAGCTGGATCTGGATGAAAGTCGGCTGCAGAGTTCTACGTAG
- a CDS encoding DHH family phosphoesterase, which yields MNLRVLYHNNCFDGACSASLFTKFHRECIGTATEYSYKGLAHKAGAQFDPADFSGDENAIVDFKYYDSPKLTWWFDHHQSAFLTETDREDFLHDKSGKKFFDPTRISCTGFIADIAREKFGFSTKGLEDLLLWADIIDGAKFESADAAVGLAAPAMKLMMAIEGTSDPTFIPRLIPLLTSQPLVDTLQENFVQEEVQPRLEKHHRDITLLRSRAASDKGVITFDITDQPTEGYNKFIPYYLLPRGVYVVGLSKSSFRTKISVGTNPWTTVSADKLANIAAICECYGGGGHPRVGAISVPVDRVDEARRIAAEVTEELKALNQSNILPTD from the coding sequence ATGAACCTGCGCGTTCTGTATCACAACAACTGTTTCGACGGCGCATGCTCTGCTTCGCTGTTCACCAAGTTCCATCGCGAATGCATTGGTACGGCCACGGAATACAGCTACAAAGGTCTTGCCCACAAAGCCGGCGCACAGTTCGATCCCGCAGACTTCAGCGGCGATGAAAACGCTATCGTCGACTTCAAGTACTACGATTCGCCCAAGCTCACATGGTGGTTCGATCATCACCAGAGCGCCTTCCTGACGGAAACCGATCGCGAAGATTTCCTGCACGACAAGTCTGGCAAGAAGTTCTTCGATCCCACGCGTATCTCCTGCACGGGTTTTATTGCAGATATTGCGCGCGAGAAGTTTGGCTTCAGTACGAAGGGTCTGGAAGACCTACTGCTGTGGGCGGACATCATCGACGGTGCCAAGTTTGAGTCGGCCGATGCCGCTGTGGGCCTGGCCGCACCTGCGATGAAGTTGATGATGGCGATTGAAGGCACCAGCGATCCCACGTTCATTCCGCGGCTGATCCCGCTGCTTACATCGCAGCCTCTGGTGGATACGCTGCAGGAAAACTTCGTACAGGAAGAAGTCCAACCGCGGCTGGAGAAGCACCATCGCGACATCACGCTGTTGCGTTCACGCGCGGCCAGCGACAAGGGCGTGATCACCTTCGACATTACGGATCAGCCCACCGAGGGCTACAACAAATTCATCCCGTACTACCTGCTACCCCGGGGTGTGTACGTGGTGGGACTATCGAAGTCCAGCTTCCGCACCAAGATTTCTGTTGGCACCAATCCGTGGACGACAGTGTCCGCAGACAAACTCGCGAACATTGCGGCCATCTGCGAATGCTACGGTGGTGGCGGACATCCACGCGTGGGTGCGATAAGCGTTCCCGTGGATCGCGTGGATGAAGCACGCCGCATTGCTGCGGAGGTCACGGAAGAATTGAAGGCACTAAACCAGAGCAATATTTTGCCTACGGATTAA
- a CDS encoding ketopantoate reductase family protein, whose amino-acid sequence MRILMVGAGATGGYFGGRMALAGRDVTFLVRGQRKEQLQRDGIRIAGPSGDATLSQPKLITAEELKSAGAFDVVIISVKAYSLESAMNDFAAAVGDNTVIVPILNGMRHLDTLAHRFGKEKVMGGSVRIVCDVEPDGLIRQMTKLDHMNFGEIDGTVTTRAQALYDAFSVPGITLVLSKDIIDTMWQKWWILSTMGAVCVLGGGNVGEIVATGEHGVAMALAVQDEAIAIATANGHPADAEFVKGHGQRMTEAGSTLTSSMYRDMTKGLPVEADHILGDLLARANGVKAPLLGAAYTHLKVYEGRRG is encoded by the coding sequence ATGCGCATTCTGATGGTGGGTGCCGGCGCCACCGGCGGATATTTTGGTGGACGCATGGCGCTCGCCGGTCGCGACGTTACGTTCCTTGTGCGTGGTCAGCGCAAGGAACAGTTGCAACGTGACGGCATTCGCATCGCCGGGCCTTCCGGCGATGCTACGCTCTCCCAACCTAAGCTGATCACCGCGGAAGAGCTGAAGTCCGCTGGCGCATTCGATGTGGTCATCATCAGCGTGAAGGCATATTCGCTGGAGAGCGCGATGAATGACTTCGCTGCTGCCGTCGGTGACAACACTGTGATCGTGCCGATTCTGAATGGCATGCGGCATCTCGATACGCTTGCGCATCGCTTCGGCAAAGAGAAGGTCATGGGCGGCTCTGTACGCATCGTCTGCGATGTGGAACCGGACGGCCTTATCCGGCAGATGACGAAGCTGGATCACATGAACTTTGGCGAGATCGACGGCACTGTAACCACGCGTGCGCAGGCGCTATACGATGCCTTCTCTGTTCCCGGTATTACGCTTGTGCTGTCAAAAGACATCATCGACACCATGTGGCAGAAGTGGTGGATTCTTTCGACCATGGGTGCGGTCTGCGTGCTCGGCGGCGGCAATGTTGGCGAGATTGTTGCTACGGGTGAACATGGCGTTGCGATGGCGCTTGCGGTGCAGGATGAGGCTATTGCGATTGCAACGGCAAATGGTCATCCCGCTGATGCAGAGTTCGTCAAAGGCCACGGCCAGCGTATGACCGAGGCGGGTTCGACGCTGACGTCATCCATGTATCGCGATATGACCAAGGGATTGCCCGTGGAAGCCGACCACATCCTCGGTGATCTGCTGGCCCGCGCTAACGGCGTGAAAGCGCCTCTGCTGGGCGCGGCTTACACGCACTTGAAAGTGTACGAAGGAAGACGTGGATGA